In a genomic window of Methanosarcina horonobensis HB-1 = JCM 15518:
- a CDS encoding anion transporter: MAAESLISSFVSSPDLSVLVLLCVLLLTALRQIGSLRLQIWQVMTLGALSVLLLGEISPQEALRAINLDVLLFLFGAFCVGEALNRSGYLAWLGGRIVSKAKNTDQLVLLVIFSTGILSAVLMNDTLAIMGTPLVLRFSRKYGVSPKLMLFALAFGITTGSVMSPIGNPQNLLIAIDGKLDSPFVTFLNSLALPTLINLALAYAVLRLFFSREFGRPALVHSEEVISDPDLAEISKKALLLLLALITCKILLVEFLPAWDFSLSWIALLSASPILLSKRRTEVVMNIDWTTLVFFISMFVMMESVWMSGTCQELLYRMSPQLGSVPTILALSIGLSQLISNVPFVALYLPAMGSEVSQGQLMALAAGSTIAGNLLILGAASNVIILQNAEKEGESFSFIEFARIGILISFLDAIIYFIFL, encoded by the coding sequence ATGGCAGCAGAGTCTTTGATCTCCTCTTTTGTGTCTTCGCCCGATCTTTCGGTGCTCGTCCTCCTTTGCGTCCTCCTGCTTACTGCTCTGAGGCAGATAGGGTCTTTGAGGCTGCAGATCTGGCAGGTTATGACTCTTGGGGCTCTCTCGGTGCTGCTGCTTGGAGAAATCTCGCCTCAAGAAGCTCTCCGGGCAATTAACCTTGATGTTCTCCTCTTTCTTTTCGGAGCCTTTTGTGTGGGTGAGGCACTTAACAGGAGCGGGTACCTTGCCTGGCTTGGGGGTCGGATAGTCTCAAAGGCGAAAAACACGGATCAGCTTGTTTTGCTTGTAATTTTCTCCACCGGAATTCTCTCTGCAGTCCTTATGAACGATACCCTTGCTATTATGGGTACTCCTCTGGTCCTTCGTTTTTCCCGGAAGTACGGGGTATCCCCAAAACTTATGCTCTTTGCCCTGGCTTTCGGAATAACCACAGGCAGTGTCATGAGCCCTATAGGAAACCCTCAAAACCTTCTGATCGCAATTGACGGAAAACTTGACTCCCCATTTGTGACATTTTTAAACTCGCTGGCTCTGCCAACTCTTATAAATCTAGCACTTGCTTATGCAGTTCTCAGACTTTTTTTCAGCCGTGAATTCGGGAGACCAGCTCTAGTTCATTCTGAAGAGGTCATCTCCGATCCTGACCTTGCAGAAATCTCAAAAAAAGCTCTTTTGCTTCTGCTGGCTCTTATTACCTGTAAGATCCTTCTTGTAGAATTTTTGCCTGCATGGGATTTCAGTTTGAGCTGGATTGCCCTGCTCTCAGCTTCTCCCATACTGCTCAGCAAAAGGCGAACTGAGGTCGTAATGAACATTGACTGGACAACTCTGGTTTTCTTTATTTCAATGTTTGTGATGATGGAAAGTGTCTGGATGTCAGGGACCTGCCAGGAGCTTCTCTACAGGATGTCTCCGCAGCTAGGCTCGGTTCCGACCATCCTGGCTCTTAGCATAGGACTCAGCCAGCTTATTTCTAATGTCCCCTTTGTTGCGCTCTATCTTCCTGCAATGGGAAGCGAAGTTTCTCAGGGACAGTTGATGGCGCTCGCTGCCGGAAGTACCATTGCAGGAAATCTTTTAATCCTGGGGGCCGCAAGCAACGTTATAATCCTCCAGAATGCAGAAAAAGAAGGTGAAAGCTTCTCTTTTATAGAATTCGCCAGAATTGGGATCTTAATTTCATTTTTAGATGCTATTATTTATTTTATATTTCTTTAA
- a CDS encoding type II toxin-antitoxin system HicB family antitoxin — MTEMFTFSAVVKKENEWYVSSCLELDISSQGKTIEEAVSNLKEAVEFHIEKEGITLPIKRPFLTTFKVRGKCSEEKKTL, encoded by the coding sequence ATGACAGAAATGTTTACGTTTTCTGCAGTGGTGAAAAAGGAGAACGAGTGGTATGTATCCTCATGCCTGGAACTGGACATATCGAGCCAGGGAAAAACGATTGAAGAAGCAGTTTCAAACCTGAAAGAAGCAGTTGAGTTTCATATCGAAAAAGAAGGCATTACCCTTCCGATCAAACGCCCGTTTCTGACAACATTTAAAGTAAGAGGAAAATGCTCTGAAGAGAAAAAGACACTATAA
- a CDS encoding transposase has protein sequence MSFHEIDDVLWESIEPYLPPQKPHTGRPRANMRKLMNGILYVVMTGCTWKDVPRRYGSKSTVHRFHLYLCEHGIYQEIFNELLNKGYDLKKIDLSHCFTDTKDIPTKKGGISATTVIKK, from the coding sequence ATGTCATTCCATGAAATCGATGACGTTCTATGGGAATCAATAGAGCCTTATCTTCCTCCTCAGAAACCACATACAGGAAGACCACGTGCAAATATGAGGAAGTTAATGAATGGTATTTTGTACGTTGTTATGACAGGTTGTACATGGAAAGATGTTCCTCGCCGCTATGGTTCTAAATCAACCGTTCATAGATTCCACCTCTACCTCTGTGAACATGGAATTTATCAGGAAATCTTTAATGAACTTTTAAACAAAGGTTATGATTTGAAGAAAATAGATCTCTCTCATTGTTTTACTGATACAAAGGATATTCCGACTAAAAAAGGGGGAATATCGGCTACGACGGTCATAAAAAAGTAA
- a CDS encoding alkaline phosphatase, which produces MESKETNILLTFSIIGLLLLGNVGSAVAVKDNLNNNSDFNDSVKCKPVAGSEAKIKNVIVMVPDGCSQSVQTLARWYGGEPLQLDEMVAGTVSTYSADSVITDSSSAATAFATGFKTTNGFVSVGPRNDTLLSIVADPAEEYSPLATVLEGSKLEGRATGLVATSRVTHATPAAFASHVDNRNNESEIMEQMVYEDIDVVFGGGSQYLLPVADGGKRTDGENLTEVLLDRGYQYVDNETEMLALSSGNAWGLFASGHMQPDIDRAEFAPEEPSLSNMTEKAIELLCEDKDGFFLMVEGSQVDWAGHANDPIYEVTDFLAFDEAVKVAVDFARADGHTLVIVFPDHNTGGMTIGSYYDSEYDDTSIEDVVTPLEGMNITAAGVAKKIGEDLSYDNIKSQLKTWWGIDATDDDVTEILELYNNGKDLSLDYAISKVISRNHTVIGWTTNGHCGEDVPLWAFGPDSPAGYMDNTEIAEYIADKLKFDLAETNEHLFVEVGEVLSEDNGDGTLEADEYLLDTTDPENPVLKIGDAELPVNKNLLIKDGVTHELDGIVVYAMTDKVYIPTEALSLV; this is translated from the coding sequence ATGGAAAGCAAGGAAACAAACATTTTGCTGACTTTTTCCATCATAGGACTTTTACTGCTTGGAAATGTTGGTTCTGCAGTAGCTGTGAAAGACAATTTGAATAACAACTCTGATTTCAACGATTCCGTTAAATGCAAACCTGTTGCAGGGTCGGAAGCCAAAATAAAAAACGTTATTGTTATGGTCCCTGACGGATGCTCTCAGAGTGTCCAGACCCTCGCACGCTGGTATGGCGGAGAACCACTGCAGCTTGATGAAATGGTGGCTGGAACTGTATCCACTTACAGCGCCGATTCCGTTATCACGGATTCTTCTTCTGCCGCAACGGCATTTGCTACCGGGTTCAAGACAACTAACGGTTTTGTAAGTGTGGGTCCCAGAAATGATACTCTTCTGAGTATTGTCGCAGACCCGGCAGAGGAGTACAGTCCCCTTGCAACAGTGCTCGAAGGCTCAAAGCTCGAAGGTAGAGCTACCGGGCTTGTTGCAACCTCCAGGGTGACCCATGCAACACCTGCAGCTTTTGCATCTCACGTTGATAACAGGAATAATGAAAGCGAAATTATGGAACAGATGGTGTATGAAGACATCGATGTTGTTTTCGGTGGTGGTTCACAGTACCTCCTTCCCGTTGCCGACGGCGGCAAGAGAACTGACGGGGAAAACCTTACTGAAGTCCTTCTCGACAGAGGCTACCAGTATGTTGACAACGAGACCGAGATGCTCGCCCTGAGTTCAGGGAATGCATGGGGGCTCTTTGCCAGCGGCCATATGCAACCGGACATCGACCGCGCTGAGTTTGCACCTGAGGAACCTTCTCTTTCAAATATGACTGAAAAAGCCATCGAACTCCTCTGTGAGGACAAAGACGGCTTTTTCCTGATGGTGGAAGGCAGCCAGGTAGACTGGGCAGGGCATGCCAATGACCCGATTTACGAGGTAACTGACTTCCTGGCTTTTGACGAGGCTGTCAAAGTTGCGGTTGACTTTGCCAGAGCTGACGGGCACACCCTGGTCATAGTCTTCCCTGACCACAATACCGGCGGGATGACAATAGGGAGTTATTATGATTCGGAATATGATGATACCAGCATAGAAGACGTGGTAACCCCTCTTGAAGGTATGAATATCACTGCGGCAGGAGTAGCTAAAAAAATAGGAGAGGATCTTTCTTACGACAACATTAAATCCCAGCTGAAAACCTGGTGGGGAATTGATGCAACCGACGATGATGTAACTGAGATTCTTGAGCTATATAATAATGGAAAAGATCTTTCACTTGACTATGCAATCAGCAAGGTCATTAGCCGGAATCACACCGTAATCGGCTGGACAACCAACGGGCACTGCGGAGAAGACGTCCCCCTCTGGGCTTTTGGTCCTGATTCTCCTGCAGGGTATATGGATAATACCGAAATTGCGGAATATATTGCCGACAAACTTAAATTCGATCTGGCTGAGACAAACGAGCATCTCTTTGTTGAAGTCGGAGAGGTACTTTCTGAAGATAACGGGGATGGAACCCTTGAAGCCGATGAATATCTGCTTGACACAACCGATCCTGAAAACCCTGTACTCAAAATCGGGGATGCTGAACTTCCGGTAAACAAGAACCTTCTGATCAAAGACGGCGTAACCCATGAGCTCGATGGAATAGTTGTCTACGCTATGACTGATAAAGTCTATATCCCCACTGAAGCACTGTCACTTGTCTAA
- a CDS encoding transposase, whose product MIVVPANENDSTLYIPTLKNFKIKRPVGRPVNRPSKVTADGMYDTAKIRKYNRKRGIKSNIPVNKRNRKKKKGSVPEFL is encoded by the coding sequence ATAATTGTTGTTCCCGCAAATGAGAATGATTCAACACTTTATATACCTACACTTAAAAATTTCAAGATAAAAAGACCTGTAGGAAGGCCTGTTAACAGGCCTTCAAAAGTAACAGCTGATGGAATGTATGATACAGCTAAAATTAGAAAATATAACAGAAAAAGAGGAATAAAGTCCAATATACCAGTAAATAAAAGAAATAGGAAGAAAAAGAAGGGCAGTGTGCCTGAATTTCTGTAA
- a CDS encoding uroporphyrinogen decarboxylase family protein, which yields METKMTSRERFIGALERKDVDRTPYGYLWFGAGNAVLERMGASLKAVYCSAEGIARAQILAKEMYHHDNVMSPWGCLLVEAEALGTKVNIKENAYPVVAKYALKSATEHELINPDNIDSSERVKTIAGSIEILKKEIGNEAFITGAAMSPLMLASQVMGGSRLCIDMLKDRDNFHALLKKLTESCILFADSLLESGADGIFIENGENTGDLFSPQMAEEFMLPYTKRLYDHIKAEGGYVISHNCAPHAFYDLEMRLEPHALNFAFGDVRLLGKNYGVECKKLHNHNNIGCGPRHCFKEFKEFSNAGICLMGNIIPDSPPTGSRIEIGHEVKSCLSAAPEKGFILSTGCEIPLNTPLEKMEMLWDEIKTGI from the coding sequence GTGGAAACAAAAATGACATCAAGGGAACGTTTTATTGGCGCACTCGAAAGAAAAGATGTTGACAGGACCCCTTACGGCTACCTCTGGTTCGGAGCAGGGAACGCGGTACTGGAGCGAATGGGAGCAAGCCTTAAAGCTGTATACTGCTCTGCAGAAGGAATTGCAAGAGCGCAAATCCTTGCAAAGGAGATGTATCACCACGATAACGTGATGTCCCCCTGGGGGTGCCTTCTGGTGGAAGCCGAGGCGCTCGGGACGAAGGTAAATATAAAGGAAAATGCTTATCCCGTGGTTGCGAAATATGCCCTCAAATCCGCAACCGAGCATGAACTGATAAACCCAGATAACATCGACAGTTCCGAGCGAGTAAAGACTATTGCCGGATCGATTGAAATCCTGAAAAAGGAAATCGGGAATGAAGCCTTTATCACAGGAGCAGCAATGTCTCCCCTTATGCTTGCATCTCAGGTCATGGGAGGGAGCAGGCTCTGCATTGACATGCTGAAGGACAGGGATAATTTCCATGCCCTGCTGAAAAAACTCACGGAAAGTTGCATCCTGTTTGCTGACTCCCTGCTCGAATCGGGTGCAGATGGTATTTTTATTGAAAACGGGGAAAACACCGGCGACCTTTTCAGCCCGCAGATGGCTGAGGAATTTATGCTGCCATATACAAAGAGACTTTACGATCATATCAAAGCCGAAGGAGGATACGTAATCTCCCATAACTGTGCACCCCATGCCTTTTATGACCTGGAAATGAGACTTGAACCTCATGCCCTTAACTTTGCCTTCGGGGACGTCAGGCTGCTTGGGAAAAATTATGGGGTTGAATGTAAAAAACTTCATAATCACAACAATATCGGGTGTGGTCCGAGGCACTGCTTCAAGGAGTTTAAGGAATTCTCCAATGCCGGCATCTGCCTCATGGGAAACATTATTCCGGATTCCCCTCCCACCGGTTCCAGGATTGAGATCGGGCATGAAGTAAAAAGCTGTCTCTCCGCAGCCCCGGAAAAGGGTTTTATCCTGTCAACGGGCTGCGAGATCCCTCTGAATACGCCACTTGAAAAGATGGAAATGCTCTGGGATGAGATAAAAACAGGGATTTAA